The sequence below is a genomic window from bacterium.
TGGAATGGGATTTAACCGACCCGACACAGATTCATGCTTATAATACTAATGAACCAGCGTTTATTGACGGGGACGGAATTCTTGATTCATCTACTACTGGTACAAAAGATATCGCGTTTATCGGATTCCTGATAGAAGGAGGCGGTGCAGGTTCTGGTTCAGTTTATTTTGATGAATTGTCTTATCTCCATACGAATCCTAGTGGAAAGAACTATGTAATCAACGAATTCCGATATGCCAATCCTGCACAAGAGTTTATTGAAATTTATGGACCAGCAGGTCCATTTCCGAACGGAATGCAACTTCGCATTTTCGAACGAACCCAAGGTGCGGTTACTGCATCGTTTAATTTAACCGGATATTCAATTCCCGATGATGGTGCTGGATACGGTTATTTCGTCATTGGTGATCCTGGTACACCTAATGTCGATTATACATCCGGATTTAGCACCTCCGTAGATAACATTCCAAATGATGACCCAACCGGACTCCAGCTTTACAATGTGGCTAATGGTTGTGTATATGATTCAGTCGTATATGAAGCGTTTGGTGGTCTGGATGATTTAATTCGAAAGCAAACACTCGGGGTTACACAGAATGGATATCCGTGGTTAGGTGAAATTGCTACTGGAACTAATAGTTTAGGTAGTACTTATACTATGGGTCGGTATCCTGATGGGAAAGATACTTACATCAATGGAAACGATTTTTCCGTTATGCCGGCAACACCGGGTGCTCCAAATGGTAACTCGGTTCCATTAGGTAGCAATTATGATTTTTCATCGGCACCATTTTCGTTATATCAAACTTACGATACAATTCATTTAACCAATCCGACTTCAGCTGGATTACCAGCATCGCCAAGTGGCGGCAATGCATATCGTTGCGTTGATACTGCTGGCGGAGGGGTAATAGGATTCATCGGCGATGCCGCTCTTGGACAAAATAGTACCGGATATACTGTTACCGGGGAAATCTATATTCCTGCATCAACGGCAACAACGCAGGCGATAGCGGTCGGAATTTGTGGAAGACAAGGTAGCACTTTCTTTACTAGCGATACCTATGATGATTATAGCGGATATGAAACCGGGTATTGGTTAATTTATGAGAACCGCAATGGGGTGGGATTGAACGATGGACGACCTGACCATCCAGGAATATTTGAATTTGTTTATGCAACCAATGACAATATGGATACCGAAAAGGTGGTGCTGTTAGGTTCGTTGAGTCGAGCATCAACTGGTGCACCTGATGGCGGCTGGACAACATTTGCGTTATCAATCAATCCAGCAAGTAATCAACTTATTGCAAAAATAAATAATATTTCTATTTACACCGGGGCAATCCCTGCTGGAGGACCGATTTCCGGAGCATTCCAAATCGGGTTTCGCGAAAATCATGCTGGGAACCCAACGTCATCGGAAGGAACTTGGATAGATAATGTTACTATCAGCGCTATTTCAGCAGCACCGAGTTTGCGCATTCTGCCGACAACCATGAGTTTCACGACTCAACAAGGCACTTCTAATCCCGCGACGAAACCGCTCCAGATATTTAATGATGGTTCACCAAGTTTCACTTGGTCAGCGAGTTGGAATCGATCGTGGTTATATATCAGTTCAACTTCTGGGATTGTAAATGCTTACGCAGTACAAACAGTCCAAATTGGGGTAACCCTGGGCAGTTTAACTTATGGGAACTATACTGGCCAGGTTATTATCACAGCCTCGGGAGCGTTGTATAGCCCGCAGACTGTAACAGTAATTTTTGTAGTTACTCCGCCGCAAGCGAGTTTGCGAATTCTGCCAACTTCAATGAGCTTTACCACATCACAAGGTGGTTCTGATCCAGCACCGAAAACGATTCAGATATTTAATGACGGTTCGCCAAGTTTCACTTGGTCAGCAACAACAAATGCGACGTGGTTATATATCAATCCTACTTCAGGCTCAGTAGATGCATTCGGTGTACAAACTGCTCAAGTAGGTGTTAAAGTTGGGGCATTAACCCAAGATATATATAATGGTCAAATTACTATTACCGCTAATGGTGCATTAAATAGTCCGCAGTATTTACCAGTAACTTTTGTGGTTACTCCGGCAGCAACAGAAGTCAATCGATTCTGGTGGCTATTTGAGTAAAAGATAACGTTATCTGCTCAGATTTCTCTCTAATAAGAACTTATTTTCCATGTACCATAGGAACAAAGAGTACCGGGATAATACCTTTTCGTACAACTGTACCTTTTCGTTTCTCGACTAAATAAAGCATCTGGTTTGGAATTTCTCCAACCGGGATAACCATTCGTCCGCCATCTTTTAATTGATCAACCAACGCTTTTGGGATATCTTCAGGTGCACAGGTGACAATAATCGCATCAAACGGTGCGTATTCTTTCCATCCCTGATATCCGTCTCCACATTTTACTTTAACGGAAGTATATCCAAGTTCGGTCAACCGTTTCGCTGCAGTAGTTGCTAATGACGGTAAGATTTCAATAGTGTAAACATTTTTCGTTATTTCAGCTAATACTGCTGCTTGATATCCTGAGCCGGTACCAATTTCGAGTACTTTTTCTTGTGGCTTTAATTTCAGTGATTCTGTCATCAACGCAACGATATATGGTTGGGAAATAGTTTGTCCTTCTCCAATTGGAAGAGGATAATCATTATAAGCTTCGGCGCGATATTTTTCAGGAACGAAAAGATGTCGAGGAACTTTTCGCATGACTGCAAGAACAGTTGTATCCTGGATTCCACGTGCGATAAGCTGCTGTTGAACCATTTGTTCCCGTAATTTAGGATAATCAATCTTGCCTGTAGATTGTTTTTCTTGTCCGCAGGATTGACAATAAAAAATGACACAGATTGTTGTTAATAAAATAGGATATCTATTCATTGGATTTAAAAAATGTTAAACATATACTATTCCTTTTGTAAATAGTTAATTTCATTTTAGCATAGAATTATTTATTGAAAAATAATAAAATCGTTCAAAGATAATGCGAGAAAATTCTGAGAAATAAAAATTGGTATAAATTTTGCATTTTATAAAAGAAAAAAATCTTAATTTCCCTATTGAAAAAAAAGGTATTAGATAGTATACTTTATTCAGCCAATTAATTTAAATATAGTTTGAAATGAAAGGGGGGATAACGATGAAGTTGCGTTTAAGTTTTTTAATGGCAGCAATTTTACTGTTTGGAATATTCGCTCAGGTTTTTGCTCAGGAAGGACAACCACCATATCCACCTCCAGCTGGAAAAGTTTGGGTTTGGGAACCCGCGCATTGGGAACCAAAAGTAGCATGGCATCCAGGAGTACCACCACCTCCACCAGGTCCACCACCAGCGCCTCCTAAATTAAGAAGGTATTGGAAATGGGTTCCTGGGAAATGGGTATTGCGACCAGCGCCTCCCGAAGGACCGTTTGAATGGAAACCAGGATATTGGGATCCGGTATTAAAAAAGTGGATTAAAGGAGCTTGGGTTAAAATAACAATCGTTCCTGAAGGGAAAGTTTGGGTACCGGGATTTTGGGATCCAGTAAAAAAGATTTGGGTTCCTGGTCATTGGGAAGTTAGAATAGTTACACCACCGCCACCACCGCCTGGCGTTAAGCCACCTCCTCCGGAACCGATTCCACCGAAACCGGCATTTGCTCCTAAACCAGGATATCATTGGGAATGGGATCCAGTAATCAAGAGATGGGTGCAACGGCGGAATTAAATAAATTTTTAATAGCCAAATATATTCAAGAGAGTAACGTCAATAAATATGTAGCGTTACTCTCTTTTTTATTCACGTAGTGAGTTATAATAAAGTTGGTTTCCATACACAAATAATATACAATAAATGGTTCATATCATTTTTCAACCAAATAATAAAAAAATTAAAGTAGCTAAACATACCAAACTAATTCAAGCTGCTGAACTGGCAGGCGTATATTTAGATACTCCCTGTGGTGGTCATGGGAGCTGCGGGAAATGTCGAGTCCATATTTTGCCCATCGATTATAATGATGCACCGATTGGGAAGGAATATTTTACAGAACAAGAATGGCAGGAAGGTTGGCGGCTAGCATGTCAGGTGTTTGTTAATCGCGATATTGAAGTTTTTATACCCGAACCGATTCGGGAATTACAACATAAAATATTACATACCGGGCTAGAAATTAATATTGTACCGGACCCAAATATTAAAAAATATTTTCTTATTTTAGACCCACCGAATCTCGCTCATCAAAAATCAGATTGGGAAATTCTATCGGAAAAGTTAGAGAATGCAACTTTGTCTTTTCAGCAGGATAGAACCATTTTATCAAAAATATCTCGGGTAATGCGGGAATCGAATTATCGAATAACAGTCACCTTAACCGCAGATGGAAAACTCATTGATATCGAACCGGGAAATACTGTGAACCATTGTTATGGAATAGCATTTGATATCGGAACGACCACTGTTGTTGGAACCTTACTTGACTTGACTACCGGAAAAGAACTAGCAGTATCAGCTGAAATGAATGCGCAATCTATTTTCGGCGCAGATGTTGTTTCCCGTATCCAGTTTGCAATACAGGAAGTGAACGGAACTAATCAGCTTCATCATAAAATCGTTGATGTGGTTAATCATATCATTCAGACACTATGTAAACAAGCCAAAATTAATCGAAATCATATCTATGAATTGACTGTGGTTGGCAATACTACCATGCAGCATTTATTTTTAAATCTTTCTCCAGCGACATTAGGTACTTTACCCTATGTTCCGATATTTAAGTTTGGATTCGAAGTTTCAGCATCAGAGTTACGTATAAGATCGGTCAATCCGCGAGCAACTGTCTATATTTTACCAAATATTGCAGGATTTGTTGGAGCGGATACAGTAGGAGTTATTCTCGCAACAGATAGTCATAATTCGACAAAAACAAGGTTAATCATTGATTTGGGGACGAATAGTGAAATTGTTTTAGGGAATAAAAATGAACTATTATGTTGTTCAGCAGCTGCAGGTCCTGCATTTGAAGCTGCCCATATTGAACAAGGAATGCGTGCTGCAAGCGGAGCTATTGACCATGTTTGGATTGAAAATGGAGATATTCGGATTAGCACCATTGAAAACCAGCCGCCGTGCGGAATTTGTGGGACTGGGATTATTGACGCGGTTGCAATCATGGTTAATCTTGGGATCATTGATGCTAGCGGACGGATTATTGGTAGAAATGAACTTAGAAAAAATATCAGTGAACGAATTAAAAACCGCATTATCGAAGAGAAAAAAGGAAATAAATTTGTTATCTGTACAACCAAGAATATCTATTTAACACAACAAGATATCCGTGAGGTTCAGCTAGCGAAAAGTGCAATTGCGACCGGTATCGAAATCTTAAAAAAGCAGCTTAATATCGGTGATGACCAAATTGATGAAGTGCTTCTCGCTGGCGCATTTGGTCATTATATTCTTCCGGAAAGTGTGCTCGCGATTGGATTGATTCCGAAATCATTATCTAAAAAGATTATCTCAATAGGGAATGCCGCAAGTTGCGGAGCGAAACTCGCGCTATTATCGTTAGCTAAAAGAAGAGAAACGCTTGAAATAGCTAAAAAAACCCGCCATTTTGAACTTGCGTTACATCCGGAATTCGAATCTCGATTCGCTGATTCGCTATCTTTTCCTGCTTAATCTTCTTCATTTTGGACTAACATTTATTCGTCAACTGGATAACCCTTGCTCATTGATTTATACTGTATTTCGACCGAACAAGATATGAACTCGTTCGGTCTAACTCCAGTATATAACCATAACTAACCATAGCTTAGTCAAGTCTTCAATTTGAATAACACTATGGAAAAAACATGTATTGAGTGAGAGCGTTTCATAATCTCAACTCTTAAGCATTTACTATTGAATTGAGCTATGGGTCTTAGCGTTTGACATTATTTGATATTACGAGATAATAATATTTGACAAAAATACTCATGTATTATAGAATTGAATATGAAATTCAAAATCAAATAACAATAGTTAGGTTTTACTGGAGGATATCTGATGAAACATAACCCTAATGTAAAAGCGCTGTTCATCAGTCATTTAGGAAATCAGCAGTTGAAAAAAACTAAACAGCGAGAAATTATATTGAATGCATTTTTAAAACGAGAACAGCATATCACCGCTGAAGAACTATATTTGCAGCTGAAGCCGAAGCATCCGAGTATTGGTTATAGTACTGTCTATCGAACCTTAAAACTTTTAACTGATGCAGGATTAGCGCGAGAAATAAGTTTTAGCGACGGGATTACCCGGTTCGAACATCACTATGCACATCCGCATCATGACCATCTAATTTGTTTATCCTGTGGGAAATCAGTTGAGTTCGTTAATTCCGATATTGAATCGTTGCAAGAACTAATCGTTCGAGAACATGAATTTCAAGCAGAAAACCATAAATTGGAAATCTACGGCTACTGTAAACAATGTCAAATATCAACAAAATCCAAAAAAACAGTAAATGTCAAGACGCAAAAACCAAAAAAGCTCAGCTCGCGTGGCTAGCTTTAATTTAATAAATATTTAATATTTAACCGTATAGGTTATGTTCCATCATCAGCAATCAATAGCAATTAACGATTTGTTACCGTCGGTTGTTCTGGTTGGAAATCCGAATGTCGGTAAAAGTGTTATCTTTCGGCATTTAACTGGGAAATATGTTACAGTATCAAATTATCCGGGGACCACGGTTGAAATTTCTGATGGCATAGGAAAATTTGGAGGAGAGAAATATCGGATTATTGATACTCCAGGAATAAATAGTCTAATTCCGGAATCGGAAGACGAACGCGTTACTCGAAATATTTTGTTATCCCGTCCGGACATATATATTGTACAGGTTGGAGATAGCAAGAATCTGCAACGAACTCTAATCTTAACATTCCAATTACTGGAGTTAGGACTTCCTTTGGTGTTGGTCCTCAATATGGCCGATGAAGCGAAAGAACGTGGAATTCAGATAAATGTTGCTGCGATTTCAACAAAACTCCAAATACCAGTTGTAGAAACGGTTGCGATTACCGCTGAGGGAATTAATGACCTAAAATCAACGATATCAAATTTAAAATATAACCAAAGCACTCAACCTATAAGGGGGAATAGTAAATTTACTGTAAACTACGGTGAAAAGATTGAATCTGCGCTAAAAAAAATTCAATTATTGCTACCACCGACAGTTCAAAATAAACGCGGTATCGCAATTATGTTGTTAAGCGGAGATGATACCATTTTAGAAAATAACCCTTCGATTATTTGCTTAACTGAAGCGCAACAAGTTGAACTCCAAACTATTATTCATGAGATGCAGGAATCATTTACAAGACCTTTGTCCATCATAATAACTGAAAAACAGTCTAGCGTTGCAGAGGAGTTAGTCAATCAGGTAGCTAAATTTGTTAAACTAAAACGCACCGCTATTCGAGAAGCATTAAATCGATTAACACTACATCCGTTTTGGGGAACTGGAATCGGTATCATGATTTTATATCTGATGTATCAATTTGTTGGTAAACTAGCTGCAGGCGTTGGAGTGGACTTTTTGCATAACACAGTATTCAACAAATATCTAAATCCATTTATATCGCAAGTAGTTTATCACAACATTCCGAGTTCGTTTATTCAGCGATTGTTAGTGGGCGAATACGGATTAGTTACTATGGCGTTAACCTATGCGTTTGCCATAATATTTCCGATTGTAACCGCATTTTTTATTTTTTTTGGGTTCCTAGAAGATTCCGGTTATTTACCGCGATTAGCTGTTATGAGCCAGCGAATCCTGCGTCGTATAGGTCTCCATGGTAAAGCTGTGCTTCCACTAGTTTTAGGGCTCGGCTGTGGAACAATGGCAGTATTAACTACACGAATTTTAGATACCAAAAAAGAACGGCTGCTTGCGATAATTCTATTAGGATTAGCGATACCGTGTTCCGCTCAACTTGGTGTGATATTAGCAATGTTAAGTGCTCTATCCTGGCAGGCAATGCTAGTTTGGTTGAGTTCAATTCTTGTTTCTCTATTAATCGTGGGCGCTGTTGCTGAGAAATTTATTCCCGGCAAACGAAGTAATTTTTTGATCGAACTACCGCCATTACGATTACCTCAATTCAAAAATATTTTTTTGAAGACTGGGACGAGAATTCTATGGTACATAAAAGAAGCAGTTCCATTATTTATCCTAGGTACACTAATCTTATTTTTCTTAGATACGATTCAGGTATTACGTTGGTTCGAACAGCTTACATCCCCAATTGTTGTTGGATTTCTCGAATTGCCGAAAAAAGTTACCCAAATATTTTTCATTGGATTTCTTCGGCGGGATTATGGCGCTGCCGGATTATTAATTATGGCGCAGCAAGGTCTGTTATCTAACCGGCAGATAGTAGTCAGTGCCGTTGCGATAACCTTATTTATTCCCTGTATTGCGCAGGTTTTCGTGACCATCAAAGAGCAGGGAATCAAGTGGGGGATGATAATATTTTGCAGTGTTATATTGTATGCAATTATTTTTAGCGGTTTATTAAATAGTATCTTAAAATCAATTGGATTTTAAAGAACGAGGAGAGAATCGTTATATGGATAATAAATTGGTCGAAGAAGCATTAAGCATAATTTGGGAACAATTTGAATTGGTTAAATTGCATCCGGAAAAACATCCCGATCAATTTGTTCCTATTTCAAAACAGATCAGTGAAGATGTAATTCGCTACATGGAACACGATGGTCTAATAAAAAAAAGTGGCACCAATATCCAGTTAACTCCGATGGGAATTCAACAAGCAATAAGTATTATTCGGCGACAGCGATTAGCTGAACGGTTACTTGTAGATATTTTAGAACGTCCAAAAACAGAGGTAGATTCAGATGCTTGTGAGTTTGAACATATAATTTCGCTCGAAGTAGAACAAAGCATCTGCACCTTGCTCGGTCATCCACAAGAATGTCCCCATGGTAGTCAGATTCCGATGGGTGATTGTTGTCGTCGCGCAGAAGTTCAAATAACCAGTATCATCGTTCCGTTATCGCGGTTGAGTACGGGTGAATCTGGACGAGTTGCTTATGTATTAACTCAAAATCATCCCGAAATTCATCGGTTATTAACGGTAGGAATAGTTCCAGGCAGTAAAGTTAGGCTCCATCAAACGTATCCCGCCTACGTCATTCAAGTTGGAGAAATGCAATTAGCAATGGAACAGGAAATTGCTGAACATATTTATGTCCGCAGAACAGGTAAATAAAATTTAGAATCTAGAGATAAAAGTCAAAAGAAACATAAAACAAGAAAGGGAAGCCATGGTTTAGCCAATCTTATGTAGCGGCAGGCAGTGATTGGATGGTTAGATAATTTGTGCCTCTGCGTTTTTGTTTTTATGGTCTGATATTTAGCCTATCATATGTAGAAATGATGGCGCAAAAAATTTTAATGGTAGAGTGGAGCGGGAGGAAAACTCCCGCAAACCACGTAGTGTAATTTTGAATTCGAATTCAGGGTTAGATATCTATTAAGATTTTGATACATCAACCTCTACTTCTCTTTCGGATTCAGATTGTATTGTTTCTGATATTGTAGGGGATGGTGTGGGTGTTCTACGATCTAATTCCTTGAGTTTAGCTTCAAGGTATTTTGCTTTATCAGCAAGGGGAAGACCAGTTCCTGCAGGAATAAGTCTTCCCATAATAACATTTTCTTTCAAACCGCGGAGAAAGTCAATTCGACCAGCAGAAGCTGCTTCTGTGAGGACACGTGTTGTCTCTTGGAAAGAAGCGGCAGATATAAACGATTCGGTTTCGAGCGACGCTTTGGTAATCCCGAGCAATTTTGGTTTAGCATCAGCCAGTTTTCCGCCGAGTTTAGCGACTCGTGCATTTTCTTCCCTGAACGTATATTTATCGACTTCATCCCCAAACTTAAACCGGGTATCTCCAATATCGTCAACCGTAACTTTTCGCATCATCTGTCGGATGATAATTTCGATATGTTTATCATTGATAGAAACTCCTTGGACACGATAAACTTCTTGAATTTCATTTAACAAAAATTGTTGTACTTCTTTTTCTCCTTGGATACGAAGCACATCGTGAGGGTCAACCGACCCATCAGTCAGACGTTCTCCTGCAGTAACATGTTCTCCAGAGCGAACGTTTACGTGCCGATTGAGAGCAATGTTATAAGCATATTCAAGTCCATTATCTGCCTTGATAATAATGCGTCTGGTTCCTTTAGAAATACCCGCAAGTTCAACCACGCCATCAACTTCAGCAATAAGTGCACATTCTTTCGGGCGTCGTGCTTCAAAAAGTTCTGCGACTCGGGGTAGACCACCGGTGATATCTCGGGAAACAGTTTTTGCTTTGCGAATACGAGCTAAAACTTGTCCGGCATAAACTCGTTTTCCATCATCTACCTCGGATTCATGTGCAAGATAACATCCGCTTGGTAATGGATACGAATTGAGTATTTCTTTTGGATTAGCTGGATTAAGAATTTGTATTTCTGGATGTAATTCCGCTTTATGTTCAATAATAACCCGATTGCTTACCCCGGTAGATTCGTCAAATTCCTTTTTCATGGTTTTATCTTCAATAATATCTTTGAATCTAACGATTCCTTCTACATCAGTAAAAATAGGTATATTGTGTGGGTCCCAGACGACAACACGTTCACCACTATTAACCTTTTCACCATCAGCAACAGAAATCGTTGCCCCATAACTAATATCACGAAACTCCTGAATAACCTTGTTGTCAGAATCAAGGATAACTATCGATCCACCACGATTGAGCACAACATGTTTATTTTGTGGATTGGTAACTGTTTGCAAGTTCCGATATTTGACAATTCCGGGAGCACTAGCTTCATACCATCCTTCCAATTTCCGAGCAGCAGTACCTCCAATATGGAATGTCCGCAAGGTTAATTGTGTTCCTGGTTCGCCAATAGACTGGGCAGCAATAATTCCAACCGCTTCTCCAATTGCAATTAATTTTCCAGTAGATAAATCAGCACCGTAGCATTTTTGACATACTCCCCGTAAGGTCTCACAAGTTAATACTGAACGAATAGTTACCGCTTCAATATTTGCTTCTTCAATAGCTTGCGCTAGGTTTTCATCAATTAGCGTATCCGCTTTAACAATTATATTGCCGCTAATAGGATCAATAACATCTTCTAGAGTAACTCGACCAAGAACCCGGTCTGCAAGAGTTTCTAAAACCCGAACCCCTTTTGGTGTGGACTCTTTAATTGCCTGAACTACAATACCTTTGATGGTATGGCAATCTTCTTCAATAATTGTTACGTCTTGTGCGACATCAACCAGTCGTCGGGTTAAATATCCAGCATCAGCAGTTTTTAACGCGGTATCGGCAAGTCCTTTTCGGGCACCGTGGGTCGAAATAAAATATTCAAGCACTGTTAATCCTTCTCGGAAGTTCCGTTCGATAGGTTGTTCGATAATTTCACCCACACCACCAGTAAGTTTTTTCATTGGTTTTGCCATTAACCCACGCATTCCTGCTAACTGACGAACTTGTAAATGTGATCCCCGTGCGCCACTATCTGCCATCATAAAAACAGAATTAAATCCGTCATTAACTTTTTCTAATTCAGCTAACATTGCTGTAGCTACATCTTCAGTAGCGTGTGACCAAATATCAATAATCTTATTATATCGTTCAGTATTCGTCACCAGACCTCGGGTATAGTCTTGTGTAA
It includes:
- the rpoC gene encoding DNA-directed RNA polymerase subunit beta' — encoded protein: MQSNIKLEAGSYQVNDFHRFIAAGNTINEIDAIRISIASPEQIIQWVRRQCRQTDKEGFCRCIKSKKDQQLCSFGEVKKPETINYRTFKPERDGLFCERIFGPVKDWECSCGKYKRIKYRGIVCEKCGVEVALSKVRRQRMGYIKLAAPVSHIWFFKGTPSRIGNLLDLTLASLTRVLYFQEYIVIDPKNTPLQKKQLLTEDEYQANVDKFGKDAFVAMMGAEAIKILLSEIDCTALAKELFAQMKETTSTQKQKKIIKRLRVVESFRDSGNRPEWMILDVIPVIPPDLRPLVALDGGRFATSDLNDLYRRVINRNNRLRRLMEINAPEVILRNEKRMLQEAVDALFDNGRRGKPIKGQNNRPLKSLSDMLKGKQGRFRQNLLGKRVDYSGRSVIVVGPELKFNQCGLPKKMALELFEPFIIKQLEKIGKANTIKSAKKLIEREDPVVFDVLEEVTKKHPVLLNRAPTLHRLGVQAFEPVLVEGKAIKLHPMVCTAFNADFDGDQMAVHVPLSKEAQIEARDIMLSTYHILSPRDGKPIASPTQDIVLGCYYLTKERPGAKGEGKIFSSFDEAVYAYEHKLVDLHAKIKVRLPDENNPTQRKEWITTVGRILFHLSLPEGISFFSDKPYANCLLNKKKLSMMVGDYCKQYGNQKTAILLDELKSLGFKYATRAGISINIDDLKVPPKKNEILERAKKEVDKVTQDYTRGLVTNTERYNKIIDIWSHATEDVATAMLAELEKVNDGFNSVFMMADSGARGSHLQVRQLAGMRGLMAKPMKKLTGGVGEIIEQPIERNFREGLTVLEYFISTHGARKGLADTALKTADAGYLTRRLVDVAQDVTIIEEDCHTIKGIVVQAIKESTPKGVRVLETLADRVLGRVTLEDVIDPISGNIIVKADTLIDENLAQAIEEANIEAVTIRSVLTCETLRGVCQKCYGADLSTGKLIAIGEAVGIIAAQSIGEPGTQLTLRTFHIGGTAARKLEGWYEASAPGIVKYRNLQTVTNPQNKHVVLNRGGSIVILDSDNKVIQEFRDISYGATISVADGEKVNSGERVVVWDPHNIPIFTDVEGIVRFKDIIEDKTMKKEFDESTGVSNRVIIEHKAELHPEIQILNPANPKEILNSYPLPSGCYLAHESEVDDGKRVYAGQVLARIRKAKTVSRDITGGLPRVAELFEARRPKECALIAEVDGVVELAGISKGTRRIIIKADNGLEYAYNIALNRHVNVRSGEHVTAGERLTDGSVDPHDVLRIQGEKEVQQFLLNEIQEVYRVQGVSINDKHIEIIIRQMMRKVTVDDIGDTRFKFGDEVDKYTFREENARVAKLGGKLADAKPKLLGITKASLETESFISAASFQETTRVLTEAASAGRIDFLRGLKENVIMGRLIPAGTGLPLADKAKYLEAKLKELDRRTPTPSPTISETIQSESEREVEVDVSKS